From Methylobacterium radiodurans, a single genomic window includes:
- the hflK gene encoding FtsH protease activity modulator HflK has translation MPWSNQSGGGGGGGPWGNRGGNGGGGPWGNGGGGKQPPNLEDLLRRGQDRLRGVMPGGGGGGGGGGSLLGSGKGIAAVGALAVAVWLLTGFYTVAPNQVGIETIFGRYVGSKGEGLRYNFPYPVGAVTKPNVGQVNSIQIGFRSAGGGRTSMRDVPDESLMLTGDENIVDLDFEVQWRVNPLKASDFVFNLQNPEGTIKAIAESAMREVVGRRNIQAILTNEQSSVAQEVKEILQSALDEYGAGVRIEVVQLVSVNPPPEVRPAFIDVNAAQQDADTVQNEAKTYASREVPQARGRAAQIVQAAEAYKTKATADATGQAARFDEVYASYKLAPAVSRERLFLETMEKVLGSVNKVIIDQNGQGPSGAASAGVLPVLPLAEFGARAPGAAQTGAAR, from the coding sequence ATGCCTTGGAGTAACCAGAGCGGCGGTGGGGGCGGCGGTGGGCCGTGGGGCAACCGCGGCGGCAACGGCGGCGGAGGACCCTGGGGCAACGGCGGGGGCGGCAAGCAGCCGCCGAACCTGGAGGATCTGCTCCGGCGCGGCCAGGACCGCCTGCGCGGGGTGATGCCGGGCGGCGGCGGAGGAGGCGGAGGGGGCGGCAGCCTTCTCGGCAGCGGCAAGGGCATCGCGGCGGTCGGCGCGCTCGCCGTCGCGGTCTGGCTGCTCACCGGCTTCTACACGGTCGCCCCGAACCAGGTCGGCATCGAGACCATCTTCGGCCGCTACGTCGGCTCCAAGGGCGAGGGCCTGCGCTACAACTTCCCCTACCCGGTCGGCGCTGTGACCAAGCCGAATGTCGGCCAGGTCAACTCGATCCAGATCGGCTTCCGCTCGGCCGGCGGCGGGCGCACCTCCATGCGGGACGTGCCCGACGAGAGCCTGATGCTCACGGGCGACGAGAACATCGTCGATCTCGACTTCGAGGTGCAGTGGCGCGTCAACCCGCTGAAGGCCTCGGACTTCGTGTTCAACCTCCAGAATCCCGAGGGGACCATCAAGGCCATCGCCGAGAGCGCGATGCGCGAGGTGGTGGGCCGGCGCAACATCCAGGCGATCCTCACCAACGAGCAGTCGAGCGTGGCCCAGGAGGTCAAGGAGATCCTCCAGAGCGCGCTCGACGAGTACGGCGCGGGCGTGCGCATCGAGGTGGTGCAGCTCGTCTCGGTCAACCCGCCGCCGGAGGTCCGGCCCGCCTTCATCGACGTGAACGCGGCCCAGCAGGACGCCGACACCGTCCAGAACGAGGCCAAGACCTACGCCAGCCGCGAGGTGCCTCAGGCCCGCGGCCGCGCCGCTCAGATCGTGCAGGCCGCCGAGGCCTACAAGACCAAGGCGACGGCCGACGCCACCGGCCAGGCCGCCCGATTCGACGAGGTCTACGCCTCCTACAAGCTGGCGCCCGCGGTGAGCCGCGAGCGGCTGTTCCTGGAGACCATGGAGAAGGTGCTGGGGTCTGTGAACAAGGTGATCATCGACCAGAACGGGCAGGGCCCGTCCGGCGCCGCCAGCGCCGGCGTGCTGCCCGTGCTGCCGCTCGCCGAGTTCGGAGCCCGTGCCCCGGGTGCCGCCCAGACCGGAGCCGCCCGATGA
- a CDS encoding dihydrofolate reductase, with protein sequence MSAPLITLVVAVARNGVIGRDNGLAWHLRSDLKRFKALTMGRPMLMGRKTHQSIGRPLPGRRTLVLTRDPAFAAEGVEVVHDWAGALSAVAGTDELMVVGGAEIYRLALPHADRIHLTEVAGDYAGDTHFPALEPGAFRETAREAHEAGPHDECAFAFVTLDRVR encoded by the coding sequence ATGTCCGCGCCCCTGATCACCCTCGTCGTCGCGGTCGCGCGCAACGGCGTCATCGGCCGCGACAACGGGCTCGCCTGGCACCTGCGCAGCGACCTCAAGCGCTTCAAGGCGCTGACCATGGGCAGGCCCATGCTGATGGGCCGCAAGACCCACCAGTCGATCGGCCGGCCGCTGCCGGGCCGCCGCACCCTGGTGCTCACCCGCGACCCCGCTTTCGCGGCCGAGGGCGTCGAGGTGGTGCACGATTGGGCGGGCGCGCTCTCGGCGGTGGCCGGCACGGACGAGCTGATGGTGGTGGGCGGCGCCGAGATCTACCGCCTCGCCCTGCCGCACGCCGACCGCATCCATCTCACCGAGGTCGCGGGCGACTACGCAGGCGACACCCACTTCCCGGCCCTCGAACCGGGCGCCTTCCGCGAGACCGCCCGCGAGGCCCACGAGGCCGGCCCGCACGACGAGTGCGCCTTCGCCTTCGTCACCCTCGACCGGGTCCGCTGA
- a CDS encoding CPBP family intramembrane glutamic endopeptidase — MPDPAPVAGSAQLRASEPASGVFAPAPRPSGWRAGLRLLGTLALVPLYLGAASLMALACVRVGADLLAGIDPFLPPSRRPFVGAMALARRALAVDILRQIFLAGLVLGTALWRDGAGWRARLALDRERPNGMRARNLLLILLLWPLVHIAWVSATAAYFGTSFGQGTRLSPMLTPAAVAAWLAYVVVLAPFAEELLMRGEIFRRARAVLGPAATIGLTAAIFALAHVSLPSPSGWGLARPVSLLPLALALGILRWRTGRLWPCIALHGWSNLALVAYVLWPE, encoded by the coding sequence ATGCCGGATCCTGCGCCTGTTGCCGGAAGCGCCCAGTTGCGGGCCTCCGAACCGGCTTCGGGGGTCTTCGCCCCGGCGCCGCGCCCCTCCGGTTGGCGCGCCGGGCTGCGTCTCCTCGGGACGCTGGCCCTGGTCCCGCTCTATCTCGGGGCCGCGAGCCTGATGGCACTCGCCTGCGTGCGGGTCGGCGCCGACCTCCTGGCCGGGATCGACCCGTTCCTGCCGCCATCGCGCCGCCCCTTCGTCGGCGCGATGGCGCTGGCCCGGCGCGCGCTCGCGGTCGACATCCTGCGCCAGATCTTCCTGGCCGGGCTCGTGCTCGGCACGGCCCTGTGGCGGGACGGCGCCGGCTGGCGGGCGCGGCTCGCCCTCGACCGCGAGCGGCCGAACGGCATGCGCGCGCGCAACCTCCTTCTCATCCTGCTCCTGTGGCCGCTCGTGCACATCGCCTGGGTGAGCGCCACCGCGGCGTATTTCGGCACGAGCTTCGGCCAGGGTACGCGGCTGTCGCCCATGCTGACGCCCGCGGCGGTCGCGGCCTGGCTCGCCTACGTGGTGGTGCTGGCGCCCTTCGCCGAGGAGTTGCTGATGCGCGGCGAGATCTTCCGCCGCGCCCGCGCGGTGCTGGGACCCGCCGCCACGATCGGGCTCACGGCGGCGATCTTCGCGCTCGCCCACGTCTCGCTCCCGAGCCCTTCGGGCTGGGGCCTCGCCCGGCCGGTCTCGCTGCTGCCGCTGGCGCTCGCCCTCGGGATCCTGCGCTGGCGCACCGGCCGGCTCTGGCCCTGCATCGCGCTGCACGGCTGGAGCAACCTCGCGCTCGTCGCCTACGTGCTCTGGCCGGAGTAA
- a CDS encoding dihydrodipicolinate synthase family protein, translated as MPLDATARGVYPIAPTPFQPDGRIDVDSIDRLTDFYVGCGATGLTVLGVMGEAPKLDHAEGIAVATRFIRRAGSLPVIVGVSAPGFAAMAGLARASMEAGAAGVMIAPPSTLRTDDQIATYYRQAAEAVGPDVPFVIQDYPLNFSVVMTPGVIRRIVQENPNCVMLKHEDWPGLEKISQLRAFEAEGAMRHISILCGNGGLFLDFECERGADGAMTGYAFPDMLVDVVRLAQAGERDAAHDLFDAHLPLLRYEQQPGVGLAIRKYVMARRGLIASDAQRKPAGGMSATARAEVAYLLARLARHDPRAAV; from the coding sequence ATGCCTCTCGACGCGACCGCGCGCGGCGTCTACCCGATCGCCCCGACCCCGTTCCAGCCAGACGGGCGGATCGACGTCGACTCGATCGACCGGCTGACCGACTTCTATGTCGGCTGCGGCGCCACGGGCCTCACCGTGCTCGGCGTGATGGGCGAGGCGCCCAAGCTCGACCACGCGGAGGGCATCGCGGTCGCCACCCGCTTCATCCGGCGCGCCGGCAGCCTGCCGGTGATCGTCGGCGTCTCCGCGCCGGGATTTGCCGCGATGGCCGGGCTCGCCCGCGCCAGCATGGAGGCGGGGGCCGCGGGCGTGATGATCGCGCCGCCCAGCACCCTCCGCACCGACGACCAGATCGCGACCTATTACCGACAGGCCGCCGAGGCGGTGGGCCCCGACGTACCCTTCGTGATCCAGGACTACCCGCTGAACTTCTCGGTGGTGATGACGCCCGGCGTGATCCGCCGCATCGTCCAGGAGAACCCCAACTGCGTGATGCTCAAGCACGAGGACTGGCCGGGCCTGGAGAAGATCTCGCAGTTGCGCGCCTTCGAGGCCGAGGGTGCGATGCGCCACATCTCGATCCTGTGCGGCAACGGCGGCCTGTTCCTTGACTTCGAGTGCGAGCGCGGGGCCGACGGCGCCATGACCGGCTACGCCTTCCCCGACATGCTGGTGGACGTGGTGCGCCTCGCGCAGGCCGGCGAGCGCGATGCCGCCCACGACCTGTTCGACGCCCACCTGCCCCTGCTGCGCTACGAGCAGCAGCCGGGCGTGGGCCTGGCGATCCGCAAATACGTGATGGCCCGGCGCGGCCTGATCGCCTCGGACGCGCAGCGCAAGCCCGCGGGCGGGATGAGCGCGACCGCGCGGGCCGAGGTCGCGTACCTGCTCGCCCGCCTCGCCCGGCACGATCCCCGCGCGGCGGTCTGA
- a CDS encoding thymidylate synthase — translation MEAYHDLLRRILDEGVPKEDRTGTGTLSVFGHQMRFDLREGFPLVTTKRLHLRSIIHELLWFLAGDTNVRALRENGVTIWDEWADENGDLGPVYGRQWRSWEKPAGGTVDQIAWVVDEIRRNPDSRRLVVSAWNPADLDRMALAPCHCLFQFYVADGRLSCQLYQRSADVFLGVPFNIASYALLTHMMAQATGLAPGDFVHSFGDAHLYRNHLEQTRALLAREPRPLPRLRLNPEVRDLFAFRFEDIAIEGYDPHPAISAPVAV, via the coding sequence ATGGAAGCCTATCACGACCTGCTGCGCCGCATCCTCGACGAGGGCGTCCCGAAGGAGGACCGGACCGGCACCGGCACCCTGTCGGTGTTCGGCCATCAGATGCGCTTCGACCTGCGCGAGGGCTTCCCGCTGGTGACCACCAAGCGGCTGCACCTGCGCTCGATCATCCACGAGCTGCTCTGGTTCCTCGCCGGCGACACCAACGTGCGGGCGCTGCGGGAGAACGGCGTCACCATCTGGGACGAGTGGGCCGACGAGAACGGCGACCTCGGCCCCGTCTACGGCCGGCAGTGGCGCTCCTGGGAGAAGCCCGCGGGCGGCACCGTCGATCAGATCGCCTGGGTGGTGGACGAGATCCGCCGCAACCCGGATTCGCGCCGCCTCGTCGTCTCGGCCTGGAACCCGGCCGACCTCGATCGGATGGCGCTGGCGCCCTGCCACTGCCTGTTCCAGTTCTACGTCGCTGACGGGCGGCTCTCGTGCCAGCTCTACCAGCGCTCGGCCGATGTCTTCCTGGGGGTCCCCTTCAACATCGCGAGCTACGCGCTCCTCACCCACATGATGGCGCAGGCGACCGGCCTCGCGCCGGGCGACTTCGTGCACAGCTTCGGCGACGCGCACCTCTACCGGAACCACCTGGAGCAGACGCGGGCCCTGCTGGCGCGCGAGCCCCGGCCGCTGCCGCGCCTGCGGCTGAACCCCGAGGTGCGCGACCTCTTCGCCTTCCGCTTCGAGGACATCGCGATCGAGGGCTACGATCCGCACCCGGCGATCTCCGCGCCGGTCGCTGTCTGA
- the gcvP gene encoding aminomethyl-transferring glycine dehydrogenase: MTHYDPYDFANRRHIGPTVAEIGQMLEACGAESLDALVDETLPPDIRQTAPLAFGKPLTERRAIETMRATADKNRLLVSLIGQGYHGTTMPPAIQRNIFENPAWYTAYSPYQPEISQGRLEALLNFQTLVCDLTGLDVANASLLDEATAAAEAMGMARRVAASKQDAFFVDRDCLPQTIAVLRTRAAPLGWRIVVGDPFRDLDPASVFGALFQYPGVNGAIHDVSGPIAALHGAGAIAAVAADPLALTLLKPPGEMGADIAVGSMQRYGVPMGFGGPHAAYMATRDAHKRALPGRIVGVSVDAHGNRAYRLALQTREQHIRREKATSNICTSQVLLAVIASMYAVYHGPMGLKAIAQRVHRDAVRLADGLTDLGFRVEPAHFFDTITVDVGPFQGVILQSAVENGVNLRKVGEDRIGITVDERTRPDILQAVWRAFGGHDVPHDEAWPEQRLPEGLVRTSPYLTHPIFHMNRAESEMTRYMRRLSDRDLALDRAMIPLGSCTMKLNATAEMLPISWPEFSEVHPHVPMDQAAGYHELIGDLSEKLCAITGYDAISMQPNSGAQGEYAGLLAIRRYHLSRGDAHRTVCLIPSSAHGTNPASAQMCGMSVVVVGADRNGNVDVEDFRRKAELHSEKLAACMITYPSTHGVFETRVREICAITHFHGGQVYLDGANLNALVGLARPGDIGADVSHLNLHKTFCIPHGGGGPGMGPIGVKAHLIPFLPSDPRTGEEGAVSGSAYGSASILPISWSYCLMMGGKGLAQATRVAILSANYIAARLGQAYPILYAGERGRVAHECIVDLRPFQKSAGITVEDVAKRLIDSGFHPPTMSWPVAGTLMIEPTESETKGEIDRFCDAMLAIREEIRAIEEGRVDRADNPLKNAPHTVQDLVGAWERPYSREAGCFPAGSFRTDKYWPPVNRVDNAYGDRNLVCSCPPPESYEAAAE; this comes from the coding sequence ATGACCCATTACGATCCCTACGACTTCGCCAACCGCCGCCATATCGGCCCCACCGTCGCCGAGATCGGCCAGATGCTGGAGGCCTGCGGCGCCGAGAGCCTCGACGCGCTGGTGGATGAGACGCTGCCGCCGGACATCCGCCAGACGGCGCCGCTCGCCTTCGGCAAGCCGCTGACCGAGCGCCGGGCGATCGAGACGATGCGGGCGACCGCCGACAAGAACCGGCTCCTCGTCTCGCTGATCGGCCAGGGCTACCACGGCACCACCATGCCGCCCGCGATCCAGCGCAACATCTTCGAGAACCCGGCCTGGTACACGGCCTACTCGCCCTACCAGCCGGAGATCAGCCAGGGGCGGCTCGAGGCGCTGCTGAATTTCCAGACGCTCGTCTGCGACCTCACGGGGCTCGACGTGGCGAACGCCTCGCTCCTCGACGAGGCGACCGCGGCCGCCGAGGCCATGGGCATGGCCCGCCGCGTCGCCGCCTCGAAGCAGGACGCCTTCTTCGTCGATCGGGACTGCCTACCCCAGACCATCGCGGTGCTGCGCACGCGCGCCGCGCCGCTCGGCTGGCGCATCGTGGTGGGCGATCCCTTCAGGGACCTCGACCCCGCTTCGGTCTTCGGCGCGCTGTTCCAGTACCCGGGCGTGAACGGCGCCATCCACGACGTCTCCGGACCGATCGCGGCGCTCCACGGGGCGGGCGCGATCGCGGCGGTCGCGGCCGACCCGCTGGCGCTGACCCTCCTCAAGCCGCCGGGCGAGATGGGCGCCGACATCGCGGTCGGCTCGATGCAGCGCTACGGCGTACCGATGGGCTTCGGCGGCCCGCACGCCGCCTACATGGCGACGCGCGACGCGCACAAGCGCGCGCTCCCGGGCCGCATCGTCGGCGTCTCGGTCGACGCCCACGGCAACCGCGCCTACCGCCTCGCCCTCCAGACCCGCGAGCAGCACATCCGCCGCGAGAAGGCGACCTCGAACATCTGCACCAGCCAGGTGCTGCTCGCGGTCATCGCCTCGATGTACGCGGTCTATCACGGGCCGATGGGCCTGAAGGCCATCGCCCAGCGGGTGCACCGGGACGCGGTGCGGCTCGCCGACGGCCTCACCGATCTCGGCTTCCGGGTCGAGCCGGCGCACTTCTTCGACACGATCACCGTGGATGTCGGGCCGTTCCAGGGCGTGATCCTGCAGAGCGCCGTCGAGAACGGGGTGAACCTGCGGAAAGTGGGCGAGGACCGCATCGGCATCACGGTGGACGAGCGCACCCGCCCCGACATCCTGCAGGCGGTCTGGCGCGCCTTCGGCGGCCACGACGTGCCCCACGACGAGGCCTGGCCGGAGCAGCGCCTGCCGGAAGGCTTGGTTCGCACCTCGCCCTACCTCACGCACCCGATCTTCCACATGAACCGGGCCGAGAGCGAGATGACGCGCTACATGCGCCGGCTCAGCGACCGCGACCTCGCGCTCGACCGGGCGATGATCCCGCTCGGCTCCTGCACGATGAAGCTCAACGCCACGGCCGAGATGCTGCCGATCTCGTGGCCGGAATTCTCGGAAGTTCACCCGCACGTCCCGATGGATCAGGCCGCGGGCTATCATGAACTCATCGGCGATCTCTCGGAAAAACTCTGCGCGATCACCGGCTACGACGCGATCTCGATGCAGCCGAACTCGGGCGCGCAGGGCGAGTATGCGGGGCTGCTCGCCATCCGCCGCTATCACCTATCGCGGGGCGACGCGCACCGCACAGTCTGCCTGATCCCGTCCTCGGCGCACGGCACCAACCCCGCCTCGGCGCAGATGTGCGGCATGAGCGTGGTGGTGGTCGGCGCCGACCGGAACGGCAACGTGGATGTGGAGGATTTCCGGAGGAAGGCCGAGCTGCATTCCGAAAAACTCGCGGCCTGCATGATCACCTACCCGTCGACCCACGGCGTGTTCGAGACGCGGGTGAGGGAGATCTGCGCGATCACGCATTTCCACGGGGGTCAGGTCTATCTGGACGGGGCGAACCTCAACGCGCTGGTGGGTCTCGCCCGGCCCGGCGATATCGGGGCCGACGTCAGCCACCTCAACCTGCACAAGACATTCTGCATCCCGCACGGCGGCGGCGGGCCCGGCATGGGGCCGATCGGCGTCAAGGCGCACCTGATCCCGTTCCTGCCCTCCGACCCGCGCACCGGCGAGGAAGGGGCGGTCTCGGGGTCGGCCTACGGCTCCGCGTCGATCCTGCCGATCTCGTGGAGCTACTGCCTGATGATGGGGGGCAAGGGCCTCGCCCAGGCGACGCGGGTCGCGATCCTCAGCGCCAACTACATCGCGGCGCGGCTCGGGCAGGCCTACCCGATCCTCTACGCGGGCGAGCGGGGACGCGTCGCGCACGAGTGCATCGTGGACCTGCGCCCCTTCCAGAAAAGTGCCGGCATCACCGTCGAGGACGTCGCCAAGCGCCTGATCGACAGCGGCTTCCACCCGCCGACCATGAGCTGGCCGGTCGCCGGCACGCTGATGATCGAGCCCACCGAGTCCGAGACCAAGGGCGAGATCGACCGCTTCTGCGACGCCATGCTGGCGATCCGCGAGGAGATCCGGGCGATCGAGGAGGGCCGCGTCGATCGGGCGGACAACCCGCTCAAGAACGCGCCCCACACGGTGCAGGACCTCGTGGGCGCCTGGGAGCGGCCCTATTCCCGTGAGGCCGGCTGCTTCCCGGCGGGCAGCTTCAGGACGGACAAGTACTGGCCGCCGGTCAACCGCGTCGACAACGCCTACGGCGACCGCAACCTCGTCTGCTCCTGCCCGCCGCCGGAGAGCTACGAGGCGGCCGCCGAGTGA
- the hflC gene encoding protease modulator HflC, translating to MNGQTLRTGLAVIAAAIAVALYASVFTVGQMQQALVLQFGRVRAVLNQTGEDRPGLYFKIPFMENVVLFDKRVLDLDLPVQTLLTADRQNLEVDAFARYRITDPLRFYQSVNNIALANQRLASFTNSALRNVLARSTRDAIVKTERTRLMNEIQEDVNRQAQALGIQIVDLRMTRVDLPAANSSAVYKRMKTEREREAADIRANGDQIAATIRAKADRDVTVLLAEAQQTAEKLRGQGDADKNRILAEAFGKDADFFAFYRSMQAYETGLKGPETRLVISPNSDFFRYFSDPQGRAPQGAATRAEPGATGSTNPPQPAAR from the coding sequence ATGAACGGCCAGACGCTCCGCACCGGGCTCGCGGTGATCGCGGCCGCGATCGCCGTCGCCCTCTACGCCTCGGTCTTCACCGTCGGGCAGATGCAGCAGGCCCTGGTGCTCCAGTTCGGCCGCGTGCGCGCCGTGCTGAACCAGACCGGCGAGGACCGGCCGGGCCTCTACTTCAAGATCCCGTTCATGGAGAACGTGGTCCTCTTCGACAAACGGGTTCTGGACCTCGACCTGCCGGTCCAGACCCTGCTTACCGCCGACCGCCAGAACCTGGAGGTCGACGCCTTCGCCCGCTACCGGATCACGGATCCGCTGCGCTTCTACCAGTCGGTGAACAACATCGCGCTGGCCAACCAGCGTCTGGCGAGCTTCACCAACTCTGCGCTGCGCAACGTGCTGGCCCGCTCGACCCGCGACGCCATCGTCAAGACCGAGCGCACGCGGCTAATGAACGAGATCCAGGAGGACGTGAACCGCCAGGCCCAGGCGCTCGGCATCCAGATCGTCGATCTGCGCATGACCCGCGTGGACCTGCCGGCGGCGAACTCCTCGGCCGTCTACAAGCGGATGAAGACCGAGCGCGAGCGCGAGGCCGCCGACATCCGGGCGAACGGCGACCAGATCGCCGCGACCATCCGGGCCAAGGCTGACCGCGATGTCACGGTGCTGCTCGCCGAGGCCCAGCAGACCGCCGAGAAGCTGCGCGGCCAGGGCGACGCCGACAAGAACCGGATCCTCGCCGAGGCCTTCGGCAAGGACGCCGACTTCTTCGCCTTCTACCGCTCGATGCAGGCCTACGAGACCGGGCTGAAGGGCCCCGAGACACGGCTGGTGATCAGCCCGAACTCGGACTTCTTCCGCTACTTCAGCGACCCGCAGGGCCGCGCGCCGCAGGGGGCCGCCACGCGCGCCGAGCCGGGGGCGACCGGCTCGACCAACCCGCCTCAACCTGCGGCGCGCTGA
- a CDS encoding OsmC family protein — translation MDATSLRALQAPLKDQYRQSPDSAVVTLRAKGSLDDSGVACKVETGRALAVAGLHPATGGSGAELCSGDMLLEALVACAGVTLKAVATALEIPLRAGQVSAEGDLDFRGTLGVDKEAPVGFRAIRLSFALDTDAPQEKLDQLIKLTERYCVVFQTLNHRPELAVTATKG, via the coding sequence ATGGATGCCACCAGCCTGCGCGCGCTCCAGGCGCCGCTGAAGGACCAGTACCGCCAGAGCCCCGATTCCGCCGTCGTCACCCTGCGGGCGAAGGGTTCGCTCGACGATTCGGGCGTCGCCTGCAAGGTCGAGACCGGACGCGCGCTGGCGGTGGCGGGCCTGCACCCGGCGACCGGCGGCTCCGGCGCCGAACTCTGCTCCGGCGACATGCTGCTCGAGGCCCTCGTCGCCTGCGCGGGCGTGACCCTGAAGGCGGTCGCGACCGCGCTGGAGATCCCCCTGCGCGCGGGCCAGGTCAGCGCCGAGGGGGACCTCGATTTCCGCGGCACGCTCGGCGTCGACAAGGAGGCGCCGGTGGGCTTCCGCGCCATCCGCCTCAGCTTCGCCCTCGACACGGATGCGCCGCAGGAGAAGCTCGACCAGCTCATCAAGCTGACCGAGCGCTACTGCGTGGTGTTCCAGACCCTGAACCACCGGCCCGAGCTGGCGGTCACCGCCACCAAGGGCTGA
- a CDS encoding SspB family protein: MADDLIRYDLLVQEALRGVVRKVLTDAARDGLMGEHHFYVSFRTEAPGVRMSQALREKYPQDMTIVLQHQFWDLGVTEHAFEVGLSFSGVPERLLVPFDALSGFFDPSVQFGLKFDLNENAEAPEGEDEHPAAKATGPRGAASEPSELKPKGTGLATVGGSNVPKVLPAPAAQGGQGEDKPARPARKEGEGEESGAEVVSLDAFRKKS; this comes from the coding sequence ATGGCAGACGATCTGATCCGCTACGACCTCCTCGTCCAGGAAGCCCTCAGGGGCGTCGTGCGCAAGGTGCTGACCGATGCCGCCCGGGACGGGCTGATGGGCGAGCACCACTTCTACGTCTCCTTCCGGACAGAGGCTCCGGGCGTGCGCATGTCGCAGGCGCTTCGCGAGAAGTACCCGCAGGACATGACGATCGTGCTCCAGCACCAGTTCTGGGATCTCGGCGTCACCGAGCACGCCTTCGAGGTCGGCCTGTCCTTCTCGGGCGTGCCCGAGCGGCTGCTGGTGCCCTTCGACGCGCTCAGCGGCTTCTTCGATCCGTCCGTCCAGTTCGGCCTGAAGTTCGATCTCAACGAGAATGCCGAGGCGCCCGAGGGCGAGGACGAGCATCCGGCCGCCAAGGCGACGGGCCCGCGCGGCGCGGCCTCGGAGCCGAGCGAGCTGAAGCCGAAGGGCACGGGCCTCGCCACGGTCGGCGGCAGCAACGTGCCGAAGGTGCTGCCCGCCCCCGCCGCGCAGGGGGGGCAGGGCGAGGACAAGCCCGCCCGCCCGGCCCGCAAGGAGGGCGAGGGCGAGGAGAGCGGCGCCGAGGTGGTCAGCCTCGACGCGTTCCGCAAGAAGAGCTGA